Within the Bacillus pumilus genome, the region TTTTGGCGGCATTTTGCACAGCTTCTTCAGCAAGTTTTGGAAAGTCCTCTGTAAATTGCTGAATGTCTGTCACATATTCATTTGCCTCAGTGACATATGTCGCTGTATCGTTGACCTGATCAAGCAAGCCGGAGCACCCGCTTAATACAAGCGTTCCGGAAAATAGGAAAGCCATCACATATTTTTTCATGATCGATCATCCTTTCATCTGTGGGATTAAAAACATCATTGGTTCCGCTTCTCTATCACACAGATGCAAAAAGACCTTAAAAATAGCCAGACCTTTGCCCCATGTGTGATAGGCAAAGGTCTGGCTAACATTGTTCATGCCGGAATGGCCGAGAAACAACGAATGTTTCTGTAATGACGACCAGACCGTAAAAGCTACTCCCCTTTAGGAAACCGTTCAAATGTTATGTTTATCATATCGAATGTTAGGACAACCGTCAATGAGAAGCAAGTGGTAGTTCAATTCTCTTCATAAAGCATATAGTCCGCTCCGGTGGACGCATAAATCCGGTTGCGTCCTTGGCGTTTTGACATATACAAGGCTTGATCCGCTTCAAATAGAAGAGTTTCTAATACATTGGGATCATAAGCTGTGTGAGCTATTCCAAAGCTTGCTGTCACCCGTACTTTTTCCTCCTCATTCTCAAAGAAACTCATCTCAAACGAATGTCTAATTCGCTCTGCGATATGACAGGCCTCTTCAAAAGAATGATGCGGCAGACAAATAGCAAACTCTTCTCCGCCATATCGTCCGAATAAATCGTCCATCTGTAAATGCTGCTGACAAATGGTGACAACATGACGCAACGCCTCGTCTCCAATATGATGTCCGTGCGTGTCATTGATTTGTTTAAAGAAATCAATGTCAAACAGCATAACAGCCGTATCCTGCGCATCCTCTTCCAGGATCATCTGCGTTCGTTCAATAAATGAAGAACGATTGAAGATATTCGTCAATCCATCAATATACGCTCGACGCTCCAGCTCTTCCTGCAATAAACGCTGCTCTGTTACATCACTGATCACAATTTGCCTGCCCTCGACCTCTCCTCTTCTATTAAATAGAGACGACGCGGTCAAGTGATAATAGCTGGAATGATCTTTTTCCCTTTCCAACATTAAATCATATTGCGAATGATCCTGCGGAGAACGCAGCCATTGAATGAAGTCATGATCTTTGATGAATCCCGAGAATATATCGTCTATTTTAAAACCAATCCCCTTTTTATTTGAAAGGGATGGAATGATCGATGCAGCAGCGGGATTGTAATCGATGAGTGTTCGGTATCGATCTAAAATGAGAACTCCCTCAGACATATGCTCAAACACACGCTCCATCGCAATGGGAGAAAGCTTAAAGAGCTGGAACGACATAATCGCCCATAAGTAGAGCGCATTGGTTAAAAACATCACCACAGGAACCGGATCAATATGAAGAGGTGTCACGCCTAATAAATAGATAAAAGATGTCGTGATTGGCAGTAACATCCCCACTAGCAAAATAAGGATCTGCTTTAAATACTCTTTTTTTGTCACACGCAAAAACCAAACCAGCATAAAAATAGCGAGCATCGAACAGCCAAACGTATAGACGCCATGAATGATATACCAATAGCCAATCGTAAAGTCAGCCAATAAAAATCCGTCTACTGGATTCATCGTAATGCTTCGATAAAAGAGTGAATGAAAAGAGTTGGTGAACACCATAATGGTGGTGAGAGTTGGAATCAGTAAGATGAGAAGCACGCGGCGCTTTGTGAAATATTGATGGAACCCCGTAAATTGCAGCACAATCATCAGACTAAATGGCGCAATGAACGGAAGACCAATGTATTGAAAACAAACCCAGAACATAATCTCCCTAGGTGTACTTGCTAGTAATTCAAATGTGTGCCCAAAGATATAAATCGCAGTTGCTCCAGACATGTACATAAACAATTGACAGCCAATATACCGGTGGCGGTTCGCATGAGCAATGATTGATAATATCACGGACAGAATGCCAGAAACACTCATGATCACAATAAAATGTAAAACAATCGAATCCATGTAAACGCCCCAATTTCAGTTATTTAGAACTAGTCTAATCTTACTATATATGAGGAAGTCACAAATGGGAAGATGTGATTTTGATTTGGGTGGAGGTTTTTGTACAGTTTCCAGCATTTTTTGTTTGTGAGGCCTTATATTTCCACTACTTTTTGCTTAATTTGAGGGAGAGATATGTTGCGATCGGAGAAATATCTGTACAATGTGGAGATTGGGATCAATGAAGAGGAGGCTTGCAAGGTATATGACTTTTTTGATTATAATGGCGGGGCTGTTTATGCTGATTCTTTTGGAGAAACCGTTTGAGAAGAGAGCATCTGGATTGATATTTT harbors:
- a CDS encoding histidine kinase N-terminal 7TM domain-containing diguanylate cyclase, translating into MDSIVLHFIVIMSVSGILSVILSIIAHANRHRYIGCQLFMYMSGATAIYIFGHTFELLASTPREIMFWVCFQYIGLPFIAPFSLMIVLQFTGFHQYFTKRRVLLILLIPTLTTIMVFTNSFHSLFYRSITMNPVDGFLLADFTIGYWYIIHGVYTFGCSMLAIFMLVWFLRVTKKEYLKQILILLVGMLLPITTSFIYLLGVTPLHIDPVPVVMFLTNALYLWAIMSFQLFKLSPIAMERVFEHMSEGVLILDRYRTLIDYNPAAASIIPSLSNKKGIGFKIDDIFSGFIKDHDFIQWLRSPQDHSQYDLMLEREKDHSSYYHLTASSLFNRRGEVEGRQIVISDVTEQRLLQEELERRAYIDGLTNIFNRSSFIERTQMILEEDAQDTAVMLFDIDFFKQINDTHGHHIGDEALRHVVTICQQHLQMDDLFGRYGGEEFAICLPHHSFEEACHIAERIRHSFEMSFFENEEEKVRVTASFGIAHTAYDPNVLETLLFEADQALYMSKRQGRNRIYASTGADYMLYEEN